In Sceloporus undulatus isolate JIND9_A2432 ecotype Alabama chromosome 7, SceUnd_v1.1, whole genome shotgun sequence, one DNA window encodes the following:
- the NDUFA1 gene encoding NADH dehydrogenase [ubiquinone] 1 alpha subcomplex subunit 1: MWYEILPSLTVMYVCLTIPGLSTLWIHRYTNGGKEKRIARNTYQWHLMERDRRVSGTNRYFESKGLENID, translated from the exons ATGTGGTACGAGATCCTTCCGAGCCTGACGGTGATGTACGTCTGCCTCACCATCCCGGGCCTCTCCACCCTCTGGATCCACAGATACACCAACGGCGGGAAG GAGAAGAGAATCGCTCGGAACACCTACCAATGGCACCTGATGGAAAGAGACCGGCGCGTTTCAGGAACCAATCGCTACTTTGAGTCCAAG ggTTTGGAGAATATTGATTAA
- the LOC121936217 gene encoding putative defense protein 2 — MAQWALSSLLGFSVFWTLLSSYHAFPTGAPSAACENMLPLHTGTEPQPSPAPYEFLVNTPSFLNGQPIHVQILGSAYRGLLLEARTFGSPATLGSWQTPPNNTKLLECSGNPNGAVTHSNTNLKTRQTTYTWLPPDTNCPKVVIFEATVAQSHDIYWTNVKSKVIWRNAKATCGGGPFANTASGVVVLFCLLLNLLGCN, encoded by the exons ATGGCTCAGTGGGCTCTGTCCAGCCTTCTTGGATTCTCAGTCTTTTGGACCTTGCTGAGTTCATATCATGCCTTTCCAACTGGCGCGCCTTCAGCCGCCTGTGAAAATATGTTGCCTTTGCACACAGGGACAGAGCCCCAGCCATCTCCGGCCCCCTATGAATTCCTGGTTAATACACCTTCTTTCCTAAATGGTCAGCCAATTCATG TTCAGATCCTGGGGTCTGCATACAGAGGATTGCTATTGGAGGCTCGGACATTTGGTTCCCCTGCCACACTGGGCTCTTGGCAAACTCCACCCAACAATACTAAATTATTAGAG TGTTCTGGGAACCCAAATGGTGCAGTTACTCATTCCAACACCAATTTAAAAACAAGACAGACTACTTATACATGGCTTCCACCCGACACCAACTGTCCTAAAGTTGTTATATTTGA AGCAACAGTTGCCCAATCTCATGACATCTACTGGACCAACGTGAAATCCAAAGTGATCTGGAGAA ATGCCAAAGCAACATGTGGAGGAGGGCCGTTTGCAAACACTGCATCTGGAGTTGTGGTGCTCTTCTGTCTGCTCCTGAATTTGCTTGGATgcaattag